The genomic stretch taagttagtgacctgtgattGCATGTCACTAGGGTTGATGCATCATTTCCGACCAAAAATCAAATGTCGACGAACGACACCGGTCGCCTCTCCGGAGAAAGGCTATCGATTCTTGTCATCCATAGTATCTCCGAAGAGGCAACCAGTTTTAGTCGCTTTTTCGGAGAGAGGCGACCAGAAATGGTCGCCTCTCTAGAGAGACTTCAGAGGACCATAACTGGTTACCTTTCTTCGGAGAGGCAACTGGTGACCGGCGTTGTTCGTCGGCAATTGATTTTTTGGTTCGAAATGATGCATAAGCCCTAGTGACCTGCTATCATGGGTCACTAACTTGTTTTTAAGTTTCATTGcacaaaaattaaatgttaacgagtctaattgcaattttaaaaaatttagatacTTGATTAACTTTTCATGgcttatttcatcatttttcttttatttatttagaccAAATTCATAGTGAATAGTGAAGGATTTGACTTTATTAGCCGTTGGATTGATTATGCAATGTTAGATGTTGCCACTTTTGGAAAGGGCAGACACTGGACGCGATCTCACACGTCCATCATAGCCTCTTATAGTTCACAACATCATCGGCACATATATTAAACCCCGTTTGGACATCACCCTCCACCAGCCGACTTTTGCTTTCGATTTTGGCGTGCTGAGGTCCAAATCGGTTGGAATTTTCGGGCACGCAACCAAACAGTACCTTATTTAAACACACTCAACCCTTACAAACAACAAGTCTCCTCCGCTGAGTGAGCCACACCTGTAAAAACGCACGTGCCGTTTTGACTCCCTCACGACTCGAAGCCGAAGCTTCGAAAAAGCCAGCGCTTAACAAGCCCTAATCCATCTCTCTCGCTCCtcgctttctctctctagaaccTCGATCACCTGCTGTTTCCCGAGCTCGTCGTTCCGAAATTGAGCCCTAATTTGTTGGAATTCGAAGCTGGTTCGATTGAGGTTCGTGCTTATTTCTGGTTTTGCGGGTTATTTTCCCCGTTTTTGGGTGCTCATTGAGCGTATTGGGGGTTTTTTTATTGTTAGATCAAGATTCCGCGTTAACTGTCGATTTTGAAGTCCTGATTGTTACTTGGGGTTGATTAAAATTTGTTCTTTAGCATTGTCAAGGGTTTTTCTTTGATtctattttctttataaaattgGGTGTTAAATTTTGCATCGTGTGTGGTTGCTTTACTGATTTGCTTCTGGATTGACGAATCGATAAGTTAATTGTATTATTGGAGTGGCTAGGAGTTGAATTGAGCTTATTTTCTGTGTGGGTTTTGCTCATTTTCTTGCAGAATTGCGTCATCATTTTGTGCCAGAGCAGAAGCCGTTGAGTGTTTATAAGTGGGATTGCCGCTGGTAATGGAGACAAATAGGGGCTAGGGATTTGGTTCCTTAGAATCCTTTTGAGATTCAGTTGGAAAGCTGTAAAGATTTTGGGAATCAGAATGCCAGGAACTCGGCATTGCCCCCGGATTGATACTTCTGAGCTGAAACTTCGCATTGAAAGGAAGATTGGCAGACAAAAAACAGAGCTGTATTTTCATCTATTGGGCAGATATTTAAACTCAAAGCTTAGCAAATCTGAGTTTGATAAGCTTTGCATTAATTTGTTGGGGAGAGAGAATATCTGCCTTCATAATGGGCTTATCCGAGCAATTATTAAAAATGCAAATGTTGCTGACACTGCTCCGCCTAAAGTTGAAAAGGTGCGACCTTCTTTAAATATCAAAGTACCGAATGGATATGAAAGAGGCAGTCTTCAGTCACTATGCAGGGATGTGTTTCCTCAGTCTCCTAAAAAGGGCAGAACACCTACACTTCGTGATCGCAAGTTCAAAGACCGGCCAAGTCCTCTGGGGCCGAATGGGAAAACCCACACTGCTATTTATGAAGACTCTGCACCAAAAGTTCTAGAACAGCAAAGTGCTACTGAGCTGCTATCCTTGGGTAGCAGGCCACCTGTTGAAGTCAATTCTGTGGAAGAGGGAGAAGAGGTTGAGCAGGCAGGCAGACCTGCAATCTACAGTAGGATCCCTGTCACAGCTCCACTAGGTGTCTCTCTAAATACAAGGGCAACAAGGAAAGTGTTACATCATGGAGCATCGTCTTTCCTTCCCCCAGAAACTTGTCACAGCACTGGTGAGTTGCCTGATTCCAGCACCCTCAGGAAAAGGTTGGAACAGAAGTTGGAAGCGGAGGGATTGAAGATCTCAACTGATTGCGCTAATCTCTTAAACAATGGATTGGATTCTTATCTGAAGAGATTACTAAAGCCATGCTTGTCATTAGCTGCCCCGAAGTCAAGACAGAAGATTATTCAGCAACAAGCTCTACCCACTTTAAATGGGATGAGGGCTGTGAGATATATTCAAAAGCCAAGTGAATATTCTCATGTTTCATTGTTAGATTTCCGTGTTGCTATGGAGTCAAATCCTAGGATGCTCGGAGAAGATTGGCCCTTGCAGCTTGAGAAGGTTTGCTTGCGTGCATCAGAAGAACCATGATTAATTAGTCAAGATTTGTGTGGTTGTGACTTATGTCCATCAAAGGGTGTTGATATGGATCACAAGTTCATAATCTGATCTAGTAGTGATGCTGACACAGAAGGTTATTATACGCAAGCAGTAACTCATCTACGTGGTTCCAAGCTAGAGAAAATTTTGGATCAAGGTTGTTAGGTTGTATATACATCTCAGAGCTGATTATTTCTGGATTGGGGGTCGTGGCCTCATAAAGTATGGAGATATTAATACCTGTAAGATTGTAGCAATTACAAATAGTTCAGTGCGCATCACCAGCTAATATCAGTAGCTTGTTCATCTTTCTTCTGTTAATAAAGGTCATTTTTTGAGTATCCAGACTCTATTTATTTATGTTCTCCCATTCTCTACCCCCTTTAATTCCAATGAAAGAATACAGATAGGTGCAAGTTCATTTTTGTTTACTGCAAGCCTCGTTCATTTAGTTGgtcaattttatttgataagaTCTCAGTAAGTATGCTAACCTTTTTTTAATCCTTGGCGTTCCGTTCTATTTATAAATAGTCAAGTGTACAGATGTATGCCATTTGGATGGCTTAAAATGATATTCAAGCAAAGGTGTGTCCATGTCTTTAGTTGTTTTCAGCTATATCAGATTCTATCCTTTAATTGTTTTTGGAGTAAAAAGCATGGTTATAGTCTAATGTAATTATACAATCAATAGCAAGTCTACTTCTTTCATGTATTCCACGTGCACATTTTGTTGGAATTTTCTAACTTCATCCATGGTTGAGCTATATATTAAGTCGATTACTCAAATAAGAATGGGCTGCATGACTTTCTTTCTTGTGCCGATGAGATAGTAGTCAACTAATGAGGAAATGGTGTGTTTCCAACCCTACCCTACGGAAGAAGTTGAATTTGTTCATATTTAAAGGAAGTCCATTTGGCATTCTACTAAGAACTTGGAAGATATGGAAGATAATGATCAATTATGGTATGCAGACTGATTGTTCTACTCATATTAGCACTTCGAGTAATGGTTATTTATTGCTCATTGTGATGCTTCTCTCAATGTATTTCTAGGAACATATATGAGTTAGGTTGCAATCAAAGTCTTGAAGTGCTCCATTCCAAGTTGCTTTAACAGTCAGTCGTTTTTACCAGGCAACAGTACAGAAAATGACAGATTTGCTTCAAGTTGGTGAGCTTTTACGTTTTCATCGTTCTTTAATCTGTATACTTCTTATTTGATGGCTCCTTGTGCAAAGTGagaaaacaataacaaaaacaaaacaggCATACTGAAGTGTATATCTTTTATGTGCAGTTCATTGCAAAGATAATTTATCATAATTTTATCATGCtttcatgtcatttatttattttcttttatttgaatatgtttgaaaacaaaaatcatcTTTCAAGGATCTAAGATTATAGATTGTGTGttctttttacatttttcattgtttgtatgattttcttatatACTGCCTACTTCCACAACTATCTGTCACTGTTACCATTCAATTTGATTAAACCTTAAGTTTGGATGCACGTAAGTTTATAAGTAAGTTATAAGAGATAGCAGGCTACATAGATTACTTAAAGACTATTTGGTGGCAAATAGTGTTTTGgatacatttttcaattttgggtgCTCCTGAACTTGAATAAACGCTAAAATGGATCCAAGGTTAGACGAGATTGCAATATAAAATGGAAGGTGAATGTTGAAGATGATTAGTGGAAATGGGCAGTCTTTTTGAGCACCATTCTGTACATTTAAGAAGAAAATGCTTGTTGTTTTTGAGGTACCAAAAACAGAAGCTGAAGGTTTGCACAAGGAAGAGGAGACAAGTGGCCCTGATAAGAGCCACACTTATGTCACAAAAGGAGGcatgaataaaatgtatgtTATGCAAGAAACATGTCGTAATTTTCACGTCTTTTTGCTCTGAAATAGTGAAATTGCTCTAAGCTGATGGCATGAGCAGCATATTTTagtttgacatttttgccccttCTGGCAGAAGGGGAACCTGGCACACTGGCAGCTCTTTCTGCTTCTAGTGACTTCTCATTTACTTGCATGCATTTTAAGAACTGTGCCTAATTGGTTATTGATTTTGCATATTTCTGGTTAAAGTACGAGTACAAATCTTCAAATTAATTCAACATTTCTAAGCGCTTCACTTGTGGTCTATCGGCTCTCAAGGGAATAACTCCTTTTATTAGGTGTATGTTCAAAATCTCTCTTATTTGTATGACCTCTTTGTTGTGCCCTTTCTTATTTTCTGTTTCCCATCACGGCGTacttgtttaattattttcttttttaatttttaacaggGATGTTCCACTTCATGATTTCATTGTAAAAGAAATTGTTACAGCCTGAGAAGGTGCAATATGCAGGTTCATGATCATCTCAGTTTTTTCCAAACACGATACACTCACCTGACTGTCATCTTGGATATCTGAAACTGAATTATTACCAGAAGCCAAGAAGCCCAAGACTTGTGCCAGAAGTTATTTGCTAATTCACTACACAACGTAACTGTTGGGCAGCGGCTTGGAGAGCTGAGTCTAGCATCCTGTTATCGAAACATGGCGCTGACTGCCACGCAAGTACAAGAAAATAGAGTTGTGCATTCGCTATGCAGCTTGGAGAGCCGAGTCCCCTTGGCTACTAGTTATAGCTTTTGGAGTAGTGGTAactggtaagcgtttgatctgACAGAAACCTATAAAGATATTGCATGTACTGAGTGGAATTTGATGTGGTTCTTCATTGGATTCTTTTACACATTTATCTATGCCACACATAATTATCACTGGCCGGTTCTCCAACTACACCAGTGAGAGAGAAAGCCCTCAGATTGAAATATTAAAGTACTGACGGTTCCATTAGCATATCTGAAGTTGCCCTTTGTGCAGAATGTGGATACCATCATCTCACCTCAGGCTTTAGATACTGAGATACAGGGACGGGTCCCCGAGACACAATTCAGTTGGTCAACCAATCCAAAGTACGGGTTCAAATCTTACCAATGGGAGCGGTATAGATTTATCCCACCTTGGCAACATGCAAACCAGTCAACAGTGCCACACATCAACACGGCCCGGGCTCTTCATCCAGAATTAGGTATGTGCTAATCTCCCTTGTCTTGTTCACTTGGAGGGATAAGTACTACTTTTTGACTGTCTGCCTTGCTTAAAGAAAGGTTGTGGCCAGGTTAAATCATCCCTCACATCTCCCCATGGCCCATGAACATTCTTTTCTGTAAGAATGGTTGGATGTTTCTGTTCCTTCTTGACTTACATACATTGTGACACCATTCTCATTATGCACTAATAATTTGATGTTGGCTTTGTTTTGTTAGGCTAAGATCATTCACAGTAGTCTCtgttgacactgaaaatttgctaaatattgttatttttttaatattagtatatttaaatgtatttggataatattgatattatctaatttgttaattagataatatcaaaagagtttgaatttatcaaaactctttatcttacagctataaataggaccttttatttctatgtattcatcctaggaaaaatcatagaaatagcttgaagcttatttagagaattagagatcatgatcatgaaaataaaagccccaTGACCTTGAAAGTCCAAAGCTCCTCCATGCCTATCATATTGATCAAAATCTCcaattgaagatcaagccatttga from Ipomoea triloba cultivar NCNSP0323 chromosome 12, ASM357664v1 encodes the following:
- the LOC115998336 gene encoding uncharacterized protein LOC115998336 — encoded protein: MPGTRHCPRIDTSELKLRIERKIGRQKTELYFHLLGRYLNSKLSKSEFDKLCINLLGRENICLHNGLIRAIIKNANVADTAPPKVEKVRPSLNIKVPNGYERGSLQSLCRDVFPQSPKKGRTPTLRDRKFKDRPSPLGPNGKTHTAIYEDSAPKVLEQQSATELLSLGSRPPVEVNSVEEGEEVEQAGRPAIYSRIPVTAPLGVSLNTRATRKVLHHGASSFLPPETCHSTGELPDSSTLRKRLEQKLEAEGLKISTDCANLLNNGLDSYLKRLLKPCLSLAAPKSRQKIIQQQALPTLNGMRAVRYIQKPSEYSHVSLLDFRVAMESNPRMLGEDWPLQLEKVCLRASEEP